AATTACCCAATAATTAAATAGAATTTGGATATTAAGCGATGCTTAATATCTTTTTAAAGGTTTTCTGTTTTAGTTTTTGCCTTTTACCACTGGAAGCCCTTGCGCCTGCCATTGTAGCATTCCTCCTTCCATATTGGTCATATTGGTATAGCCTTTTTCTTTAAGGAGGTTATAGGCTTGCTGGCTTCTTCGGCCGGAACGGCACATCATCACCACTTGTTTGTCTTTGGGTATTTCGGTATATCGGCTTTCAAAAACACTCAAGGGGATGTGTATCACGCCGGGGATGTCATAAGCTTGTTCTGCCACCTCGTTGGGCTCACGTACATCCACAAATACCGTCTTTTTACCAATAAGCATATGTGCTTCCGCTACCGAAATTTGGCTACTTGGACTTATAAAAGCTTTTGGGGTACAGCCAGTAGCCGTAACAAGGGCGAGAAATACCAATGTGTGTAATAAGGTTGACTTTTTCATAAAAGGAATGATTAAGGTGATAAAATCGCTTGACGTAAAGGATAAAAAGTACTGCCAAATCACTGAAGGTGAAAACAATACGTCTTTTTTTGTCTTACCTTAATGAAAAACGACAATCCCATGCGAATACTGCTCCTTATGTTTCCATTTTTATGGGCGATAAGTTCATGTAAAAATTTGCCTTATAAAGGGCCAGAAGACCTTAAAGTTATGACTTATAACATCCGATTCAATAATCCTGATGATGGTCTAAATGCGTGGCCTTATCGCAAAGCGGCGGTGCGGCGTCTCGTTTTGTTTGAAAAACCGGATATTTTCGGCATACAAGAAGGGTTGTGGGATCAGGTTCAGTTCTTAGACAGTCTTACACAGTACGAACGGGAGGGAGTAGGACGTGATGACGGGAAGACAAGCGGCGAGTTTAGTGCGTTGTTTTTTCGTAAAGACCGATTTCATCGCCTTGATGGTGGTACTTTTTGGCTGTCGGAAACACCCAATGTCCCGTCCAAAGGGTGGGATGCGGCCCTTAACCGAATTTGTACATGGGCGAAATTACAAGACCGCAGAAATGGAAAAAAAATAGTCGTTTTGAATACCCATTTTGATCATCAAGGTATGGAAGCGCGTATTCAATCTGCCGAATTGTTGCACCATAAAGCCAAAGAGCTGACTCATGATGGGCCTGTGATCTTATTAGGAGATTTTAACCTGCCCCCCGAAAGCGTACCGATAAAAAAAATACAAAGTTTTTTTCAAGATGCTTTTCTGGCAACCCAAACCGAACCTTTTGGCCCAGTTGGTACGTTTAACGCGTTCAAAATAGCGCAGACATATAACCATCGTATAGATTATGTGTTTGTAAACAATGGCTTTGTGGTATTGGATTATCAGGTAAGGAGCGATGTTCGGTCGGGTGGGTATTTCTTGTCAGACCATTTCCCGGTCATCAGTCGTCTGGTATATCAAGAATAATCAGGAGGTGG
This genomic interval from Bacteroidetes Order II. bacterium contains the following:
- a CDS encoding rhodanese-like domain-containing protein; this translates as MKKSTLLHTLVFLALVTATGCTPKAFISPSSQISVAEAHMLIGKKTVFVDVREPNEVAEQAYDIPGVIHIPLSVFESRYTEIPKDKQVVMMCRSGRRSQQAYNLLKEKGYTNMTNMEGGMLQWQAQGLPVVKGKN
- a CDS encoding endonuclease/exonuclease/phosphatase family protein; amino-acid sequence: MTYNIRFNNPDDGLNAWPYRKAAVRRLVLFEKPDIFGIQEGLWDQVQFLDSLTQYEREGVGRDDGKTSGEFSALFFRKDRFHRLDGGTFWLSETPNVPSKGWDAALNRICTWAKLQDRRNGKKIVVLNTHFDHQGMEARIQSAELLHHKAKELTHDGPVILLGDFNLPPESVPIKKIQSFFQDAFLATQTEPFGPVGTFNAFKIAQTYNHRIDYVFVNNGFVVLDYQVRSDVRSGGYFLSDHFPVISRLVYQE